In the genome of Mucisphaera calidilacus, one region contains:
- a CDS encoding TIGR02597 family protein, protein MKTTFKAITAVAALALAGSVQAEVEVGYNLTQVPASADTRVSIPFQNEAVGTFTVASVNGDTVTFNDPDGVLAAATLGTNGAGRPLYYARFIEGDLAGRWFNVAAQNGTALSLTVEGTTVPATDLLASALANQKVVVAAHWTVEAIFPDGFEGLTFNASPSPFQPTFRVLIPQETDGTGIDIPSLSTLFYIGGDWRLISGQLANDFVVEPQGTITLRNPASESTGEENDPETLIDESTGNLIFLPAGDAAGFDIVESIAIENVQNDTVVGLGNGQATTLGATGIADAIDNSPSPFAPTDRILIYAAPTAGAGFDLPTTTTVIKFNGSLITVTGQPANDLEVLPGQVVIIRKAAGVPGEVLWTVGK, encoded by the coding sequence ATGAAAACAACATTCAAGGCTATCACTGCAGTAGCGGCGCTCGCTCTGGCTGGCTCGGTCCAGGCGGAGGTCGAGGTTGGCTACAACCTGACGCAGGTTCCGGCGAGTGCCGACACCCGCGTCTCGATCCCCTTCCAGAACGAGGCAGTCGGCACGTTCACCGTCGCAAGCGTTAACGGTGACACGGTCACCTTCAACGATCCCGACGGCGTCCTCGCTGCTGCCACGCTCGGCACCAACGGTGCCGGTCGTCCGCTCTACTACGCCCGCTTTATCGAGGGTGATCTCGCCGGCCGCTGGTTCAACGTCGCCGCTCAGAACGGCACGGCACTCAGCCTCACGGTTGAGGGCACCACGGTTCCCGCGACCGACCTGCTCGCTTCGGCTCTGGCCAACCAGAAAGTTGTGGTTGCGGCTCACTGGACGGTCGAGGCGATCTTCCCCGATGGTTTTGAGGGCCTGACCTTCAATGCCTCGCCCAGCCCCTTCCAGCCGACCTTCCGCGTGCTGATCCCGCAGGAAACCGACGGCACCGGCATCGACATCCCCTCCCTCTCCACCCTCTTCTACATCGGTGGCGACTGGCGTCTGATCTCGGGCCAGCTGGCCAACGACTTCGTGGTCGAGCCGCAGGGCACCATCACGCTGCGTAACCCCGCCTCGGAGTCGACCGGCGAGGAGAACGATCCGGAGACGCTGATCGACGAGTCGACCGGCAACCTGATCTTCCTGCCCGCGGGTGACGCGGCCGGCTTCGACATCGTCGAGTCGATCGCGATCGAGAACGTTCAGAATGACACGGTCGTGGGTCTTGGCAACGGTCAGGCCACCACGCTGGGCGCCACGGGCATCGCCGACGCGATCGACAACTCGCCCAGCCCCTTCGCTCCGACCGACCGCATCCTCATCTATGCAGCCCCGACGGCTGGTGCCGGCTTTGACCTGCCCACCACGACGACGGTCATCAAGTTCAACGGCAGCCTGATCACCGTTACCGGTCAGCCCGCCAACGACCTCGAGGTCCTTCCCGGCCAGGTCGTGATCATCCGTAAGGCTGCTGGCGTCCCCGGAGAGGTTCTCTGGACCGTCGGCAAGTAA
- a CDS encoding PEP-CTERM sorting domain-containing protein, which produces MNKLAMIAGIALAGTAATAAQAAFSVTLQAGVLKDALGDSPLVGGTLALIADVEGDGIGSVEDMIDSPEAWLTDDDDILLDLVKITEFFGTQGFVSADLGPFEAPANSKIVFAFYNNNFDEVDETTGPGFGVEFASYDGDFILTNPNASGFFVSAVTNDLFGGTLTPETLYANDGVTREIPEPASLALLGLGALAIARRQA; this is translated from the coding sequence ATGAACAAGCTCGCAATGATCGCTGGAATCGCTCTGGCTGGCACGGCTGCCACCGCGGCTCAGGCCGCCTTCAGTGTCACCCTCCAGGCCGGTGTCCTCAAGGACGCGCTGGGCGACAGCCCGCTGGTCGGCGGCACCCTCGCCCTGATCGCCGACGTCGAAGGCGACGGCATCGGCTCGGTCGAAGACATGATCGACAGCCCCGAGGCGTGGCTCACCGACGACGACGACATCCTTCTTGACCTCGTGAAGATCACTGAGTTCTTCGGCACGCAGGGCTTCGTCTCGGCCGACCTCGGCCCCTTCGAGGCTCCCGCCAACTCGAAGATCGTCTTCGCCTTCTACAACAACAACTTCGACGAGGTTGACGAGACCACCGGCCCCGGCTTCGGCGTCGAGTTCGCCTCGTACGACGGTGACTTCATCCTCACCAACCCCAACGCCAGCGGTTTCTTCGTGTCGGCCGTGACCAACGACCTGTTCGGCGGCACGCTGACCCCCGAGACCCTCTACGCCAACGATGGCGTCACCCGTGAGATCCCCGAGCCCGCCTCGCTGGCTCTGCTCGGTCTCGGTGCCCTCGCCATCGCACGTCGTCAGGCCTGA